One window of the Niallia circulans genome contains the following:
- a CDS encoding Na+/H+ antiporter subunit D, which yields MNNIVILPIILPIVFAMIMVIFRDKVILHRILSLVAVISVFIVAYVLIGQIKTDGIQSIQLGGWDAPFGVSMVADMFAAILVLVTSIIGFCCLLYAFHSIGEQLEKYYFYPLFLVLITGVNGSFLTGDIFNLFVCFEVMLVASYVLISLGGTRVQLRESIKYILINIISSFLFLVAIAYLYAITGTLNFAHLSVRIAEVGQGGLMTTVAILFLIVFSLKAGLFLFFWLPGSYSAPPTAISAIFAALLTKVGMYAIIRVFTLIFYHEVHITHLLIGILAAITMTLGAIGAVAYRDIYKVMTYNVVIGVGFILAGVATYSTVGMTGSIYYFMHDMVIKALIFLLGGTIIHLTGTSKLDEMSGLIRLHPQLGWMFFVAALSLSGIPPLSGFLGKIFITEGTFNAGYYWLGAFGLISSLFVLYSIMKVFMAVFWGYTDLTLEQEKGTTKGLMLPMAFLTFLTIALGIGTEGIHEYVDLAVEGLMDPNYYVKAVLSNN from the coding sequence ATGAATAATATTGTCATTTTGCCGATCATCCTTCCTATCGTATTTGCGATGATCATGGTTATTTTTCGAGATAAAGTTATCCTTCATCGGATATTAAGCTTAGTAGCAGTTATTTCTGTTTTTATTGTGGCTTACGTTTTAATCGGTCAAATTAAAACAGATGGGATCCAGTCCATTCAATTAGGAGGATGGGACGCACCATTTGGTGTAAGTATGGTAGCTGATATGTTTGCGGCAATTCTTGTTCTCGTTACGAGTATTATTGGGTTTTGCTGTTTGTTATACGCATTTCATTCGATTGGGGAACAATTGGAGAAGTATTATTTTTATCCATTATTCTTGGTTTTGATAACAGGTGTAAACGGTTCTTTCCTTACAGGGGATATATTTAACCTATTTGTTTGTTTTGAAGTAATGCTTGTTGCTTCATATGTACTCATTTCATTAGGAGGAACAAGGGTTCAGTTAAGAGAATCAATTAAATATATACTGATAAATATTATTTCATCCTTTCTGTTTCTCGTTGCGATTGCTTATTTATACGCTATTACTGGAACGTTAAATTTTGCCCATTTATCTGTCCGTATTGCAGAAGTTGGTCAAGGCGGGCTCATGACAACGGTAGCGATTTTATTCCTAATTGTATTTAGCTTAAAAGCTGGATTGTTTTTATTCTTCTGGCTTCCAGGTTCATATAGTGCACCACCAACAGCGATTTCTGCTATCTTTGCTGCACTTTTAACAAAAGTAGGAATGTATGCGATTATTCGAGTATTTACCTTGATTTTTTATCATGAAGTTCACATTACCCATTTATTAATCGGAATTCTCGCAGCTATTACGATGACTCTTGGAGCAATTGGAGCCGTAGCCTATAGAGATATCTATAAAGTGATGACCTATAATGTGGTCATTGGTGTTGGGTTTATTTTGGCGGGTGTTGCTACGTACTCAACAGTGGGGATGACTGGTTCCATCTACTATTTCATGCATGATATGGTGATCAAAGCACTTATCTTTTTGCTGGGAGGTACAATTATTCATCTGACTGGAACAAGTAAATTAGATGAGATGAGTGGATTGATTCGTTTACACCCGCAGTTAGGCTGGATGTTCTTTGTAGCAGCTTTATCCTTATCAGGAATTCCTCCGTTAAGTGGATTTTTAGGGAAAATATTTATTACAGAAGGTACCTTTAATGCAGGATATTACTGGTTAGGTGCATTTGGACTAATCAGCAGCTTGTTTGTCCTTTATTCTATTATGAAAGTATTTATGGCTGTGTTTTGGGGCTATACCGATTTAACATTAGAACAAGAAAAAGGAACCACGAAAGGATTAATGCTGCCGATGGCTTTCCTTACTTTCTTAACCATTGCATTAGGAATAGGGACAGAAGGGATTCATGAATATGTAGATTTGGCAGTTGAAGGCTTGATGGACCCCAATTATTATGTCAAAGCTGTTTTAAGCAATAATTAA
- a CDS encoding Na(+)/H(+) antiporter subunit C: METLMSILVGILFSIGIYLILTKTLLRIILGTSILGHGVNLLIITMGGLNKGGPPLLGITDHTFADSLPQALLLTAIVINFATTALFLVLSYRAYKVLGTDDTDLLRGNEDE; encoded by the coding sequence ATGGAGACGCTAATGTCTATTCTTGTAGGTATCTTATTCTCTATCGGAATCTACCTTATTTTAACAAAGACATTATTACGAATTATTTTAGGGACATCAATTCTTGGTCACGGTGTAAACTTGCTTATTATTACAATGGGTGGATTGAATAAAGGAGGTCCTCCGCTCTTAGGGATAACCGATCATACTTTTGCAGATTCTTTGCCGCAGGCATTGCTGCTTACAGCCATTGTCATAAACTTTGCAACAACAGCTTTATTTTTAGTACTAAGCTACAGAGCATATAAAGTATTAGGCACCGATGATACAGATTTATTAAGGGGTAATGAGGATGAATAA
- a CDS encoding Na(+)/H(+) antiporter subunit B encodes MKEPNDIIIRSVAKVAVVIILTFAINLFVSGHHFPGGGFIGGLTFAAAIILLFLTFDIESVRKNLPVDFKVLAGVGVLIAVLTGVGGMVFGEAFLTQAFGYFDLPIFGKTELATAVIFDVGVALAVIGTAITIIMTIGDDR; translated from the coding sequence ATGAAGGAACCAAATGATATTATCATCCGAAGTGTTGCAAAGGTTGCTGTCGTCATTATCCTCACCTTTGCAATCAACCTTTTTGTCTCTGGACACCATTTTCCAGGAGGTGGATTTATTGGCGGTCTTACCTTTGCGGCTGCGATTATATTGCTTTTTCTTACCTTTGATATTGAATCCGTCCGAAAGAACCTTCCTGTTGACTTTAAAGTATTAGCGGGAGTGGGCGTGTTAATCGCTGTTTTGACAGGGGTAGGGGGAATGGTGTTTGGGGAAGCATTTTTAACCCAAGCCTTTGGATACTTTGATCTGCCGATTTTTGGAAAAACGGAGTTGGCGACTGCAGTCATTTTCGATGTGGGTGTGGCTCTTGCCGTTATCGGTACCGCCATAACAATTATTATGACAATAGGGGATGATCGATAA
- a CDS encoding universal stress protein, protein MINGKERMDESILVCVYYGPNGERLIQRGCKLANMLDCPLYILTVDSKPFDELDAEKSNYITRWKELAERHSADAFIIKDKESRPISKVIAEVAREKNITQIVLGQTAQSRWEQIAKGSIINSLLREIPFVDLHIISVARFLKNPEGQYEKGVRAYLVKEQNGYRLIFNHTKQVMYEGIFFKEHGTDFNNGVFKFMKDQETLQVQVHEDIVNELTNVDIDTNASNDDDYL, encoded by the coding sequence ATGATAAATGGAAAAGAACGCATGGATGAAAGTATTCTCGTCTGCGTTTATTACGGTCCTAACGGTGAACGTCTTATACAACGAGGCTGTAAATTAGCTAATATGCTTGATTGTCCACTCTATATTCTTACGGTGGATTCCAAACCGTTTGATGAGCTGGATGCAGAAAAGTCAAACTATATTACTAGATGGAAAGAGTTAGCTGAACGTCATAGTGCGGATGCGTTTATCATTAAAGACAAGGAATCAAGACCAATCTCTAAGGTAATCGCAGAAGTAGCTAGAGAAAAAAACATCACCCAAATTGTTCTCGGTCAAACAGCGCAAAGTCGTTGGGAGCAGATCGCAAAAGGTTCGATTATTAATTCGTTATTACGTGAAATCCCATTTGTTGATCTTCATATCATTTCGGTCGCCCGTTTTTTGAAAAATCCTGAAGGTCAATATGAAAAAGGTGTACGTGCATATTTAGTAAAAGAACAAAATGGATATCGTCTAATTTTCAATCATACAAAGCAGGTAATGTATGAAGGGATTTTCTTTAAAGAACACGGTACGGATTTTAATAATGGTGTTTTCAAATTTATGAAAGATCAAGAAACATTGCAAGTGCAAGTACATGAGGACATCGTTAACGAATTAACGAATGTTGACATCGATACGAACGCTAGTAACGATGATGATTATCTATAG
- a CDS encoding tyrosine-type recombinase/integrase, giving the protein MEYVDPIKEIESINAIKEVLRKQSQRDLLLFVLGINTGIRVSDLLALKVRDVRDASGIKEFLYLRDSDEVKAYYLNSKVHIELEKYLQEHEFEEDEFLFKSQKNNQPITRQQAYRIINKAAKLVGISGKIGMHTLRKTFGYHAYRKGIAISLLMHVYNHTSRSETLKYIGIEKHEKRLVKVDVNL; this is encoded by the coding sequence ATGGAATATGTCGATCCTATAAAAGAAATTGAGAGTATTAATGCGATTAAAGAAGTATTAAGAAAACAATCTCAAAGAGACTTGCTCCTTTTTGTATTAGGTATTAATACAGGAATAAGAGTTAGTGATTTACTCGCATTAAAAGTTCGGGATGTAAGAGATGCGTCGGGAATTAAGGAGTTTTTGTATCTTCGTGATTCAGATGAAGTGAAGGCATACTATTTAAATAGTAAAGTGCATATTGAATTGGAGAAATATTTGCAAGAACATGAATTTGAAGAGGATGAATTTCTTTTTAAGTCTCAGAAGAATAATCAACCGATTACTCGTCAACAGGCCTATCGGATTATAAACAAAGCGGCAAAATTAGTTGGAATTTCTGGGAAGATTGGAATGCATACCTTGAGAAAAACATTCGGCTACCATGCCTACCGAAAGGGGATAGCTATTTCTTTATTGATGCATGTATACAATCACACTTCCCGTTCGGAAACTTTAAAATATATAGGCATTGAAAAGCACGAAAAGAGATTAGTTAAAGTGGATGTTAATCTTTAA
- a CDS encoding histidine--tRNA ligase, with protein sequence MKKMNYQNVKGTLDYLPEEEGIRRAIRRTMEDVFIQYGCKPIETPILNYQSLLASKYAGGAEILEEMYTLSDRGKRELALRYDLTIPFAKVVAMNPTLKMPFKRYEIGKVFRDGPIKTGRYREFTQCDVDIVGVQSQVAEAELMMMALDVFKKLKMDVTIQYNNRKLLVGFLRQLNITGQMVNRVILILDKIEKISKDKIKEELREVGLEQGAIDAIEAFLQKDLDGIVEQYRQLAEKEEIIKQGLEEWNELQVYLKRLELEPYCVFNPFLARGLEIYTGTIYEIFLTDKSVKSSIGSGGRYDNAIGGLVGSEETYATVGISFGLDVILAALSLENHFSEAERLDYYIIPVGRPIEAILTAKALRDQGFKVELELGKKKLAKALEKANKEGVKKVIMIGEKEVDGNTYKVRDMETGEEWLEIFQY encoded by the coding sequence ATGAAGAAGATGAATTATCAAAATGTAAAGGGAACACTCGATTATTTGCCAGAAGAGGAGGGAATCAGAAGAGCGATCCGCAGAACGATGGAAGATGTATTTATTCAGTATGGCTGTAAGCCGATAGAGACACCGATCTTAAATTATCAAAGCTTGCTTGCTTCTAAATATGCTGGCGGGGCAGAAATATTAGAAGAAATGTATACACTTTCTGATCGGGGAAAAAGAGAGCTGGCGCTGCGCTATGATTTAACGATCCCCTTTGCGAAGGTTGTTGCGATGAACCCAACATTAAAAATGCCTTTTAAACGCTACGAGATTGGCAAAGTTTTTCGAGATGGACCGATAAAGACAGGCCGATACCGAGAGTTCACACAATGTGATGTGGATATTGTAGGTGTTCAATCGCAAGTGGCCGAAGCAGAGCTCATGATGATGGCATTGGATGTTTTCAAAAAATTAAAGATGGATGTGACGATTCAATATAATAATCGCAAATTATTAGTTGGATTTCTCCGTCAGTTGAATATTACTGGTCAAATGGTAAACCGCGTAATTTTGATATTAGACAAAATCGAGAAAATTAGTAAGGATAAAATTAAGGAAGAGCTGAGAGAAGTTGGATTAGAACAAGGTGCGATAGACGCTATCGAAGCATTTTTACAAAAGGACTTGGACGGTATTGTGGAGCAGTATCGACAGTTGGCAGAAAAAGAGGAGATTATCAAACAGGGACTGGAAGAATGGAATGAATTACAAGTATATTTAAAACGGCTAGAACTTGAGCCATATTGCGTATTCAATCCATTTCTTGCGAGAGGCCTTGAAATTTATACAGGAACGATATATGAAATTTTTTTAACAGATAAAAGCGTAAAGTCAAGCATTGGTAGTGGCGGAAGATATGATAATGCGATAGGAGGGCTAGTTGGTTCTGAAGAAACTTATGCAACAGTGGGCATTTCTTTTGGGCTGGATGTCATTTTAGCCGCTCTTTCATTAGAAAATCACTTTTCAGAAGCGGAAAGGCTAGACTACTACATTATTCCCGTTGGTCGCCCGATAGAAGCTATATTAACAGCAAAAGCGCTTCGAGACCAAGGTTTTAAAGTGGAATTAGAATTAGGAAAGAAAAAACTGGCAAAAGCTTTAGAGAAAGCAAATAAAGAAGGGGTCAAAAAGGTCATTATGATAGGAGAAAAGGAGGTAGATGGAAATACGTATAAAGTGAGAGATATGGAAACGGGAGAGGAATGGCTAGAGATTTTTCAATATTAA
- a CDS encoding copper homeostasis protein CutC — MIKEVCVENFTLVPSAIQKGADRIELCDNLSVGGTTVSYGVAAKTISYCRNTDTKVMAIIRPRGGNFMYNEHEIDIMCQDIRLFKELGINGAVIGCLDKANWIDEEALEKCLDAAAGMEITFHMAFDEIAPQLKWQAIDWLASHGVHRILTHGGPLSTRIENNLPALKSYIEYASEKIIIIPGGGITSANLPLLSSELGMKEAHGTRILGDL; from the coding sequence ATGATAAAAGAAGTCTGTGTAGAAAACTTTACACTTGTTCCGAGCGCCATCCAAAAAGGGGCCGATCGAATTGAGTTATGCGATAACCTTTCTGTTGGAGGAACAACAGTAAGCTATGGCGTTGCCGCAAAAACGATTTCCTATTGTAGAAATACCGATACAAAGGTGATGGCTATCATTCGCCCAAGAGGCGGAAACTTTATGTATAACGAGCATGAGATAGATATTATGTGCCAAGATATCCGCCTTTTTAAAGAGCTTGGTATAAACGGTGCAGTAATCGGCTGCTTGGATAAAGCTAACTGGATTGATGAAGAAGCGCTGGAGAAATGCTTAGACGCTGCTGCTGGGATGGAGATTACCTTTCATATGGCCTTTGACGAAATTGCTCCACAGCTAAAATGGCAAGCAATTGATTGGCTCGCATCCCATGGCGTGCACCGTATTTTAACACATGGTGGCCCTCTATCAACAAGAATAGAGAACAATCTTCCCGCACTAAAAAGTTATATAGAATATGCTTCTGAAAAAATTATTATTATTCCTGGCGGCGGAATAACATCTGCTAACCTTCCGTTGCTTTCTTCAGAGTTAGGAATGAAAGAAGCGCATGGGACAAGAATTTTGGGAGATTTATAA